One stretch of Cygnus olor isolate bCygOlo1 chromosome 1, bCygOlo1.pri.v2, whole genome shotgun sequence DNA includes these proteins:
- the N4BP2L2 gene encoding NEDD4-binding protein 2-like 2 isoform X1: MLHAESRVRLLECQDEIPIEPCSKKMKSAEGAYEKLSEDDNQCIQDEVDPDRTSNDLTPVYASESQGEHEVQKQEEIAMGVLGTPNEVLPENNLQLSQPLDAEIVENINPPFVSINNTKVEEEKDPLTSDNVDEDNIKSSSKTFSLNRSEWDDEFITSKEFIGPIYKPAECNKQDKSGSCGECRSSVGDQGELHENRDKRKEAKSMGTVSSAVPEMDDELNQFYKEIHQLESENLNTFQEKETETSQEQYSAYNCSQTSQEDHQRLSLGSPRPFNENGQCFSGEEQSKKTSSEQQFVIETGGWKPENAFNGQIDSEYWNSSVPEFRPAWQSAESFIVPQGLLPPRLNHQSHFQILNSLPQKTNAFPSQHDDFSYENYCGYHGSDDTNRHSPLPDPSASYVGHTDIHSAQVFRNGNNEQKGPQNNGFCETREECWKDPKMYSVEGMHRFSSSQFPEERFGCAQKVLLILRGLPGSGKSTLSRILLGESCDGIVLSTDDYFRQQDGYMYNVVQLGDAHDWNQKRAKQAMEQGRSPVIIDNTNTQAWEMKPYVEVALEKGYRVEFHEPDTWWKFDPEELEKRNKHGVTREKIAQMLERYEYQISIPIVMNSVAPPHKHTQRPPLQRRHRGIILKKNHGHPLTKAKQRKKRRRSNKMKGNHTEIMKKKLGGATHLIPDDQETSGSEEDDSEEENRKSLSTFGEGLEDPVTGCEEQTKDDHESLKELARFSKEGSPITVPEISAVSSSALENELPVESDSSLLIDVKPFCTVNLTKNAFDFEETNQRHDENLCKSSSLKINNDKNSIQKPKCNCEDNGLLSSTENELKITCKPDMEAKLLCLNGEKREISLCSSSKLNYDVPDSNTDNKSALKTEENCSNGWAFFSINLSTEELQQGFDTQVSLSSWSENETVGEQRQKKVRKPKQIYTNSSTELNCHQSNEGLVKENHQVPLTEEVGNVISNGLLASPAGEMHMGSLGESRNTSPRGSSEVNVPKNDVAPVASRRKRRRRIVNLAPKFNVPREIAGSTERGKEVPLKDDSPSKSVLEVEQKSFLNQDCGEEHEQNLEFPEYSAPYSGPEAPCSMPTPGVDSLLQDISYIHLGQSSPMPKYSCSVCVISRTEEEQASTVRQQQVADEKKSENEQASSEVTNKQPDILSSLKVLFEYPEDPCVLESCVENVHRTDDPEPSEAFPPEDTQDVKMKTSFLGLPLSIGFAFQLVQLFGSPGLPLESLLPDDYVVPLDWKVSKMIYLLWKTSVEEKQKTSGLQNGNALADNIISLEDLNKNCQENEDTSETLPETELLQGLMEENITSYASSGGLDAVLPQS, from the exons atgcTTCATGCTGAAAGTAGAGTAAGGCTCTTGGAGTGTCAGGATGAAATCCCAATTGAACCATGTtctaaaaaaatgaagtcagcaGAAGGGGCTTATGAGAAACTCTCTGAGGATGACAACCAGTGCATTCAAGATGAAGTGGACCCTGACAGAACATCTAATGATTTGACACCAGTGTATGCCTCAGAAAGCCAAGGGGAACATGAAGTgcaaaagcaagaggaaatagCCATGGGTGTCTTGGGAACACCGAATGAAGTGCTTCCTGAAAATAATCTACAGCTTAGTCAGCCACTTGATGCAGAGATTGTAGAGAATATAAATCCTCCATTTGTATCAATAAACAACACTAAAgttgaagaagagaaagatccTCTTACATCCGATAATGTCGATGAAGATAATATTAAAAGTAGCAGTAAAACATTCTCACTAAATAGAAGTGAATGGGATGATGAGTTTATTACAAGCAAAGAATTTATTGGCCCGATTTACAAGCCTGCTGAATGTAACAAACAGGACAAATCTGGAAGTTGTGGTGAATGTAGAAGTAGTGTGGGAGATCAGGGTGAACTGCatgaaaacagagataaaagaaAGGAGGCAAAGTCGATGGGGactgtttcttctgctgtacCAGAAATGGATGATGAACTGAACCAGTTCTACAAGGAAATTCACCAGCTGGAAAGTgaaaatttaaacacatttcaggagaaagaaactgaaacctCTCAGGAGCAATATTCTGCATATAATTGCAGTCAAACATCACAAGAGGATCATCAACGTTTATCGCTGGGCAGCCCACGACCATTTAATGAGAACGGGCAGTGTTTCTCTGGAGAAGAGCAAAGtaagaaaacaagcagtgaGCAGCAGTTTGTCATAGAAACAGGTGGCTGGAAACCTGAAAATGCCTTTAATGGACAAATAGATTCTGAGTATTGGAACAGCTCAGTGCCTGAATTCAGACCTGCCTGGCAGTCAGCGGAGTCTTTTATAGTACCTCAGGGGCTTCTTCCTCCTAGACTGAACCATCAGTCGCATTTTCAGATACTGAATTCCCTGccacaaaaaacaaatgctttcccTTCTCAGCATGATGACTTTTCTTATGAAAATTACTGTGGTTACCATGGAAGTGATGATACCAACCGTCATAGTCCATTGCCTGATCCAAGTGCCAGCTATGTTGGTCATACTGATATCCATAGTGCTCAGgtcttcagaaatggaaataatgagCAGAAAGGACCCCAAAATAATGGTTTCTGTGAAACCAGAGAAGAGTGTTGGAAAGATCCAAAAATGTACAGTGTGGAAGGAATgcacagattttcttcctcGCAGTTCCCTGAGGAAAGATTTGGTTGTGCACAGAAAGTGCTTCTAATCCTAAGAGGCCTACCTGGTTCAGGGAAATCAACACTTTCTCG TATTCTGCTTGGTGAAAGCTGTGATGGCATTGTACTCAGCACCGATGATTATTTTCGTCAACAAGATGGATATATGTATAATGTTGTTCAGCTTGGTGATGCCCATGACTGGAACCAGAAGAGAG CAAAGCAAGCAATGGAGCAGGGAAGATCTCCGGTTATAATAGACAACACAAATACTCAAGCCTGGGAGATGAAACCATATGTGGAAGTG GCTCTAGAAAAGGGATACAGAGTGGAGTTCCATGAGCCAGATACTTGGTGGAAGTTTGATCCTGAAGAATTAGAAAA gagGAATAAACATGGGGTCACTCGTGAGAAGATTGCTCAGATGTTGGAACGATACGAATATCAAATATCCATACCTATTGTCATGAATTCAGTTGCACCTcctcacaaacacacacaaaggcCACCTCTGCAGCGAAGACATAG GGGgataattttaaagaagaacCATGGGCACCCAttgacaaaagcaaagcagaggaaaaagcgaagaagaagcaacaaaatgaaaggcaatCATACAGAAATCATGAAGAAAAAGTTAGGTGGAGCAACTCATCTCATTCCAGATGACCAGGAAACATCAGGAAGTGAGGAGGATgattcagaagaagaaaacagaaagtctTTGTCTACATTTGGTGAAGGTCTCGAGGATCCAGTAACAGGTTGTGAAGAACAGACGAAGGATGATCATGAAAGCCTTAAAGAACTTGCAAGGTTCTCAAAAGAAGGGTCTCCTATCACTGTGCCTGAGATCTCAGCTGTGTCCAGCAGTGCACTGGAAAATGAGTTGCCTGTAGAAAGTGACAGTTCACTTCTAATAGATGTAAAACCTTTTTGTACTGTAAACCTAaccaaaaatgcttttgattttgAGGAAACAAATCAAAGGCACGATGAAAATCTTTGCAAGAGCAGttccctaaaaataaacaatgataAAAATTCCATCCAAAAACCAAAATGCAACTGTGAAGATAACGGTCTGCTGTCAAGCACAGAAAACGAACTTAAAATTACATGTAAACCTGACATGGAAGCTAAACTGTTATGTTTAAATggtgaaaaaagagaaatctcttTGTGTTCCAGTTCAAAACTAAATTATGATGTGCCTGATAGTAACACAGACAATAAAAgtgcattaaaaacagaagagaattgCTCTAATGGCTGGGCTTTTTTTTCGATTAATTTATCTACCGAGGAATTGCAGCAGGGCTTTGATACACaagtttctctctcttcttggtCTGAGAATGAGACTGTAGgtgaacaaagacaaaaaaaagtgaggaaacCTAAGCAGATTTATACTAACAGTTCAACAGAGCTAAACTGCCATCAGTCAAATGAAGGACTGGTAAAGGAAAACCACCAGGTACCATTAACTGAGGAGGTTGGTAATGTAATAAGCAATGGTCTGTTGGCATCTCCAGCTGGTGAAATGCACATGGGTTCACTTGGGGAATCCAGGAACACCTCCCCACGCGGTTCGAGTGAAGTAAATGTTCCAAAAAATGATGTTGCACCAGTCGCGTCAAGGAGGAAAAGACGCAGAAGAATTGTCAACTTGGCACCAAAGTTTAATGTACCAAGAGAGATCGCTGGTAGTACAGAGCGAGGGAAGGAAGTCCCGTTAAAAGATGACAGTCCttcaaaaagtgttttagaAGTGGAGCAAAAGAGCTTTCTAAACCAAGACTGTGGAGAGGAACATGAACAAAACCTTGAGTTTCCAGAATATTCTGCACCTTACAGTGGCCCTGAGGCACCCTGTTCCATGCCCACCCCTGGTGTGGATTCTCTGTTACAAGATATTTCATATATTCATTTGGGACAATCTTCTCCTATGCCAAAATATTCTTGTAGTGTTTGTGTAATTTCCAGGACAGAGGAGGAGCAAGCTAGCACAGTTAGGCAACAGCAGGTGGCTGatgaaaaaaagagtgagaatGAACAAGCCTCTTCAGAGGTTACAAATAAACAACCAGatattttgtcttctcttaAAGTCCTTTTTGAATATCCAGAAGATCCTTGTGTATTGGAAAGCTGTGTTGAAAATGTGCATAGAACAGATGATCCAGAGCCATCAGAGGCCTTTCCACCTGAAGATACTCaagatgtgaaaatgaaaactagcTTTCTGGGACTTCCCTTATCAATAGGATTTGCTTTTCAACTTGTGCAGCTCTTTGGTTCTCCAGGTCTTCCACTGG aatcCTTGTTGCCAGATGATTATGTAGTTCCTCTTGACTGGAAAGTTTCAAAGATGATCTATTTACTGTGGAAGACCTCTGTGGAG gagaaacagaaaacaagtggATTGCAAAACGGAAATGCTTTGGCTG ataaTATTATTAGCCTTGAAGatctaaataaaaattgccAAGAGAATGAAGACACTTCTGAAACACTTCCAGAAACGGAACTACTTCAAGGGCTCATGGAAGAGAACATCACAAGCTATGCTAGCAGTGGCGGTCTGGATGCCGTGCTTCCTCAGTCGTGA
- the N4BP2L2 gene encoding NEDD4-binding protein 2-like 2 isoform X2: MLHAESRVRLLECQDEIPIEPCSKKMKSAEGAYEKLSEDDNQCIQDEVDPDRTSNDLTPVYASESQGEHEVQKQEEIAMGVLGTPNEVLPENNLQLSQPLDAEIVENINPPFVSINNTKVEEEKDPLTSDNVDEDNIKSSSKTFSLNRSEWDDEFITSKEFIGPIYKPAECNKQDKSGSCGECRSSVGDQGELHENRDKRKEAKSMGTVSSAVPEMDDELNQFYKEIHQLESENLNTFQEKETETSQEQYSAYNCSQTSQEDHQRLSLGSPRPFNENGQCFSGEEQSKKTSSEQQFVIETGGWKPENAFNGQIDSEYWNSSVPEFRPAWQSAESFIVPQGLLPPRLNHQSHFQILNSLPQKTNAFPSQHDDFSYENYCGYHGSDDTNRHSPLPDPSASYVGHTDIHSAQVFRNGNNEQKGPQNNGFCETREECWKDPKMYSVEGMHRFSSSQFPEERFGCAQKVLLILRGLPGSGKSTLSRILLGESCDGIVLSTDDYFRQQDGYMYNVVQLGDAHDWNQKRAKQAMEQGRSPVIIDNTNTQAWEMKPYVEVALEKGYRVEFHEPDTWWKFDPEELEKGIILKKNHGHPLTKAKQRKKRRRSNKMKGNHTEIMKKKLGGATHLIPDDQETSGSEEDDSEEENRKSLSTFGEGLEDPVTGCEEQTKDDHESLKELARFSKEGSPITVPEISAVSSSALENELPVESDSSLLIDVKPFCTVNLTKNAFDFEETNQRHDENLCKSSSLKINNDKNSIQKPKCNCEDNGLLSSTENELKITCKPDMEAKLLCLNGEKREISLCSSSKLNYDVPDSNTDNKSALKTEENCSNGWAFFSINLSTEELQQGFDTQVSLSSWSENETVGEQRQKKVRKPKQIYTNSSTELNCHQSNEGLVKENHQVPLTEEVGNVISNGLLASPAGEMHMGSLGESRNTSPRGSSEVNVPKNDVAPVASRRKRRRRIVNLAPKFNVPREIAGSTERGKEVPLKDDSPSKSVLEVEQKSFLNQDCGEEHEQNLEFPEYSAPYSGPEAPCSMPTPGVDSLLQDISYIHLGQSSPMPKYSCSVCVISRTEEEQASTVRQQQVADEKKSENEQASSEVTNKQPDILSSLKVLFEYPEDPCVLESCVENVHRTDDPEPSEAFPPEDTQDVKMKTSFLGLPLSIGFAFQLVQLFGSPGLPLESLLPDDYVVPLDWKVSKMIYLLWKTSVEEKQKTSGLQNGNALADNIISLEDLNKNCQENEDTSETLPETELLQGLMEENITSYASSGGLDAVLPQS; encoded by the exons atgcTTCATGCTGAAAGTAGAGTAAGGCTCTTGGAGTGTCAGGATGAAATCCCAATTGAACCATGTtctaaaaaaatgaagtcagcaGAAGGGGCTTATGAGAAACTCTCTGAGGATGACAACCAGTGCATTCAAGATGAAGTGGACCCTGACAGAACATCTAATGATTTGACACCAGTGTATGCCTCAGAAAGCCAAGGGGAACATGAAGTgcaaaagcaagaggaaatagCCATGGGTGTCTTGGGAACACCGAATGAAGTGCTTCCTGAAAATAATCTACAGCTTAGTCAGCCACTTGATGCAGAGATTGTAGAGAATATAAATCCTCCATTTGTATCAATAAACAACACTAAAgttgaagaagagaaagatccTCTTACATCCGATAATGTCGATGAAGATAATATTAAAAGTAGCAGTAAAACATTCTCACTAAATAGAAGTGAATGGGATGATGAGTTTATTACAAGCAAAGAATTTATTGGCCCGATTTACAAGCCTGCTGAATGTAACAAACAGGACAAATCTGGAAGTTGTGGTGAATGTAGAAGTAGTGTGGGAGATCAGGGTGAACTGCatgaaaacagagataaaagaaAGGAGGCAAAGTCGATGGGGactgtttcttctgctgtacCAGAAATGGATGATGAACTGAACCAGTTCTACAAGGAAATTCACCAGCTGGAAAGTgaaaatttaaacacatttcaggagaaagaaactgaaacctCTCAGGAGCAATATTCTGCATATAATTGCAGTCAAACATCACAAGAGGATCATCAACGTTTATCGCTGGGCAGCCCACGACCATTTAATGAGAACGGGCAGTGTTTCTCTGGAGAAGAGCAAAGtaagaaaacaagcagtgaGCAGCAGTTTGTCATAGAAACAGGTGGCTGGAAACCTGAAAATGCCTTTAATGGACAAATAGATTCTGAGTATTGGAACAGCTCAGTGCCTGAATTCAGACCTGCCTGGCAGTCAGCGGAGTCTTTTATAGTACCTCAGGGGCTTCTTCCTCCTAGACTGAACCATCAGTCGCATTTTCAGATACTGAATTCCCTGccacaaaaaacaaatgctttcccTTCTCAGCATGATGACTTTTCTTATGAAAATTACTGTGGTTACCATGGAAGTGATGATACCAACCGTCATAGTCCATTGCCTGATCCAAGTGCCAGCTATGTTGGTCATACTGATATCCATAGTGCTCAGgtcttcagaaatggaaataatgagCAGAAAGGACCCCAAAATAATGGTTTCTGTGAAACCAGAGAAGAGTGTTGGAAAGATCCAAAAATGTACAGTGTGGAAGGAATgcacagattttcttcctcGCAGTTCCCTGAGGAAAGATTTGGTTGTGCACAGAAAGTGCTTCTAATCCTAAGAGGCCTACCTGGTTCAGGGAAATCAACACTTTCTCG TATTCTGCTTGGTGAAAGCTGTGATGGCATTGTACTCAGCACCGATGATTATTTTCGTCAACAAGATGGATATATGTATAATGTTGTTCAGCTTGGTGATGCCCATGACTGGAACCAGAAGAGAG CAAAGCAAGCAATGGAGCAGGGAAGATCTCCGGTTATAATAGACAACACAAATACTCAAGCCTGGGAGATGAAACCATATGTGGAAGTG GCTCTAGAAAAGGGATACAGAGTGGAGTTCCATGAGCCAGATACTTGGTGGAAGTTTGATCCTGAAGAATTAGAAAA GGGgataattttaaagaagaacCATGGGCACCCAttgacaaaagcaaagcagaggaaaaagcgaagaagaagcaacaaaatgaaaggcaatCATACAGAAATCATGAAGAAAAAGTTAGGTGGAGCAACTCATCTCATTCCAGATGACCAGGAAACATCAGGAAGTGAGGAGGATgattcagaagaagaaaacagaaagtctTTGTCTACATTTGGTGAAGGTCTCGAGGATCCAGTAACAGGTTGTGAAGAACAGACGAAGGATGATCATGAAAGCCTTAAAGAACTTGCAAGGTTCTCAAAAGAAGGGTCTCCTATCACTGTGCCTGAGATCTCAGCTGTGTCCAGCAGTGCACTGGAAAATGAGTTGCCTGTAGAAAGTGACAGTTCACTTCTAATAGATGTAAAACCTTTTTGTACTGTAAACCTAaccaaaaatgcttttgattttgAGGAAACAAATCAAAGGCACGATGAAAATCTTTGCAAGAGCAGttccctaaaaataaacaatgataAAAATTCCATCCAAAAACCAAAATGCAACTGTGAAGATAACGGTCTGCTGTCAAGCACAGAAAACGAACTTAAAATTACATGTAAACCTGACATGGAAGCTAAACTGTTATGTTTAAATggtgaaaaaagagaaatctcttTGTGTTCCAGTTCAAAACTAAATTATGATGTGCCTGATAGTAACACAGACAATAAAAgtgcattaaaaacagaagagaattgCTCTAATGGCTGGGCTTTTTTTTCGATTAATTTATCTACCGAGGAATTGCAGCAGGGCTTTGATACACaagtttctctctcttcttggtCTGAGAATGAGACTGTAGgtgaacaaagacaaaaaaaagtgaggaaacCTAAGCAGATTTATACTAACAGTTCAACAGAGCTAAACTGCCATCAGTCAAATGAAGGACTGGTAAAGGAAAACCACCAGGTACCATTAACTGAGGAGGTTGGTAATGTAATAAGCAATGGTCTGTTGGCATCTCCAGCTGGTGAAATGCACATGGGTTCACTTGGGGAATCCAGGAACACCTCCCCACGCGGTTCGAGTGAAGTAAATGTTCCAAAAAATGATGTTGCACCAGTCGCGTCAAGGAGGAAAAGACGCAGAAGAATTGTCAACTTGGCACCAAAGTTTAATGTACCAAGAGAGATCGCTGGTAGTACAGAGCGAGGGAAGGAAGTCCCGTTAAAAGATGACAGTCCttcaaaaagtgttttagaAGTGGAGCAAAAGAGCTTTCTAAACCAAGACTGTGGAGAGGAACATGAACAAAACCTTGAGTTTCCAGAATATTCTGCACCTTACAGTGGCCCTGAGGCACCCTGTTCCATGCCCACCCCTGGTGTGGATTCTCTGTTACAAGATATTTCATATATTCATTTGGGACAATCTTCTCCTATGCCAAAATATTCTTGTAGTGTTTGTGTAATTTCCAGGACAGAGGAGGAGCAAGCTAGCACAGTTAGGCAACAGCAGGTGGCTGatgaaaaaaagagtgagaatGAACAAGCCTCTTCAGAGGTTACAAATAAACAACCAGatattttgtcttctcttaAAGTCCTTTTTGAATATCCAGAAGATCCTTGTGTATTGGAAAGCTGTGTTGAAAATGTGCATAGAACAGATGATCCAGAGCCATCAGAGGCCTTTCCACCTGAAGATACTCaagatgtgaaaatgaaaactagcTTTCTGGGACTTCCCTTATCAATAGGATTTGCTTTTCAACTTGTGCAGCTCTTTGGTTCTCCAGGTCTTCCACTGG aatcCTTGTTGCCAGATGATTATGTAGTTCCTCTTGACTGGAAAGTTTCAAAGATGATCTATTTACTGTGGAAGACCTCTGTGGAG gagaaacagaaaacaagtggATTGCAAAACGGAAATGCTTTGGCTG ataaTATTATTAGCCTTGAAGatctaaataaaaattgccAAGAGAATGAAGACACTTCTGAAACACTTCCAGAAACGGAACTACTTCAAGGGCTCATGGAAGAGAACATCACAAGCTATGCTAGCAGTGGCGGTCTGGATGCCGTGCTTCCTCAGTCGTGA
- the N4BP2L2 gene encoding NEDD4-binding protein 2-like 2 isoform X3, with product MLHAESRVRLLECQDEIPIEPCSKKMKSAEGAYEKLSEDDNQCIQDEVDPDRTSNDLTPVYASESQGEHEVQKQEEIAMGVLGTPNEVLPENNLQLSQPLDAEIVENINPPFVSINNTKVEEEKDPLTSDNVDEDNIKSSSKTFSLNRSEWDDEFITSKEFIGPIYKPAECNKQDKSGSCGECRSSVGDQGELHENRDKRKEAKSMGTVSSAVPEMDDELNQFYKEIHQLESENLNTFQEKETETSQEQYSAYNCSQTSQEDHQRLSLGSPRPFNENGQCFSGEEQSKKTSSEQQFVIETGGWKPENAFNGQIDSEYWNSSVPEFRPAWQSAESFIVPQGLLPPRLNHQSHFQILNSLPQKTNAFPSQHDDFSYENYCGYHGSDDTNRHSPLPDPSASYVGHTDIHSAQVFRNGNNEQKGPQNNGFCETREECWKDPKMYSVEGMHRFSSSQFPEERFGCAQKVLLILRGLPGSGKSTLSRILLGESCDGIVLSTDDYFRQQDGYMYNVVQLGDAHDWNQKRAKQAMEQGRSPVIIDNTNTQAWEMKPYVEVALEKGYRVEFHEPDTWWKFDPEELEKRNKHGVTREKIAQMLERYEYQISIPIVMNSVAPPHKHTQRPPLQRRHRWGGNTDSWNSFTISSSR from the exons atgcTTCATGCTGAAAGTAGAGTAAGGCTCTTGGAGTGTCAGGATGAAATCCCAATTGAACCATGTtctaaaaaaatgaagtcagcaGAAGGGGCTTATGAGAAACTCTCTGAGGATGACAACCAGTGCATTCAAGATGAAGTGGACCCTGACAGAACATCTAATGATTTGACACCAGTGTATGCCTCAGAAAGCCAAGGGGAACATGAAGTgcaaaagcaagaggaaatagCCATGGGTGTCTTGGGAACACCGAATGAAGTGCTTCCTGAAAATAATCTACAGCTTAGTCAGCCACTTGATGCAGAGATTGTAGAGAATATAAATCCTCCATTTGTATCAATAAACAACACTAAAgttgaagaagagaaagatccTCTTACATCCGATAATGTCGATGAAGATAATATTAAAAGTAGCAGTAAAACATTCTCACTAAATAGAAGTGAATGGGATGATGAGTTTATTACAAGCAAAGAATTTATTGGCCCGATTTACAAGCCTGCTGAATGTAACAAACAGGACAAATCTGGAAGTTGTGGTGAATGTAGAAGTAGTGTGGGAGATCAGGGTGAACTGCatgaaaacagagataaaagaaAGGAGGCAAAGTCGATGGGGactgtttcttctgctgtacCAGAAATGGATGATGAACTGAACCAGTTCTACAAGGAAATTCACCAGCTGGAAAGTgaaaatttaaacacatttcaggagaaagaaactgaaacctCTCAGGAGCAATATTCTGCATATAATTGCAGTCAAACATCACAAGAGGATCATCAACGTTTATCGCTGGGCAGCCCACGACCATTTAATGAGAACGGGCAGTGTTTCTCTGGAGAAGAGCAAAGtaagaaaacaagcagtgaGCAGCAGTTTGTCATAGAAACAGGTGGCTGGAAACCTGAAAATGCCTTTAATGGACAAATAGATTCTGAGTATTGGAACAGCTCAGTGCCTGAATTCAGACCTGCCTGGCAGTCAGCGGAGTCTTTTATAGTACCTCAGGGGCTTCTTCCTCCTAGACTGAACCATCAGTCGCATTTTCAGATACTGAATTCCCTGccacaaaaaacaaatgctttcccTTCTCAGCATGATGACTTTTCTTATGAAAATTACTGTGGTTACCATGGAAGTGATGATACCAACCGTCATAGTCCATTGCCTGATCCAAGTGCCAGCTATGTTGGTCATACTGATATCCATAGTGCTCAGgtcttcagaaatggaaataatgagCAGAAAGGACCCCAAAATAATGGTTTCTGTGAAACCAGAGAAGAGTGTTGGAAAGATCCAAAAATGTACAGTGTGGAAGGAATgcacagattttcttcctcGCAGTTCCCTGAGGAAAGATTTGGTTGTGCACAGAAAGTGCTTCTAATCCTAAGAGGCCTACCTGGTTCAGGGAAATCAACACTTTCTCG TATTCTGCTTGGTGAAAGCTGTGATGGCATTGTACTCAGCACCGATGATTATTTTCGTCAACAAGATGGATATATGTATAATGTTGTTCAGCTTGGTGATGCCCATGACTGGAACCAGAAGAGAG CAAAGCAAGCAATGGAGCAGGGAAGATCTCCGGTTATAATAGACAACACAAATACTCAAGCCTGGGAGATGAAACCATATGTGGAAGTG GCTCTAGAAAAGGGATACAGAGTGGAGTTCCATGAGCCAGATACTTGGTGGAAGTTTGATCCTGAAGAATTAGAAAA gagGAATAAACATGGGGTCACTCGTGAGAAGATTGCTCAGATGTTGGAACGATACGAATATCAAATATCCATACCTATTGTCATGAATTCAGTTGCACCTcctcacaaacacacacaaaggcCACCTCTGCAGCGAAGACATAGGTGGGGAGGCAATACAGACTCATGGAATTCTTTCACTATTTCCAGTAGCCGATAA